A DNA window from Synchiropus splendidus isolate RoL2022-P1 chromosome 2, RoL_Sspl_1.0, whole genome shotgun sequence contains the following coding sequences:
- the msmo1 gene encoding methylsterol monooxygenase 1, whose product MEVNGTTNILSSAYLAAEYVDAVLPENPLQPSLKHAWDYMLNNYTKFQIATWGSLFVHEFVYFLFCLPGFIFQFLPFMQKYKIQQDKPETWEKQWRCFKMLLFNHFCIQLPLICGTYYFTEFFNIPYDWDSMPRWTYLLARCFGCAVIEDTWHYFLHRLLHHRRIYKYIHKVHHEFTAPFGMQAEYAHPAETIILGAGFFIGIMIFCNHVFFLWAWVSFRLLETIDVHSGYDIPLNPLHLIPFYAGTRFHDFHHMNFVGNYSSTFTWWDKLFQTDNQYNKYMEKQGEKKEQ is encoded by the exons ATGGAGGTGAACGGAACCACTAACATCTTGAGCTCCGCCTACTTGGCAGCAGAGTACGTGGACGCGGTTTTACCGGAGAACCCTCTCCAGCCGTCCCTGAAACACGCCTGGGACTACATGCTGAACAACTACACCAAGTTCCAGATCGCCACCTGGGGCTCGCTCTTCGTCCACGAGtttgtctacttcctgttctgcCTCCCAGGTTTCATCTTCCAGTTCCTGCCCTTCATGCAGAAGTACAAGATCCAGCAG gACAAGCCTGAGACCTGGGAGAAGCAGTGGCGATGCTTCAAGATGCTTCTCTTCAACCACTTCTGCATCCAGCTCCCACTGATCTGCGGGACCTACTACTTCACCGAGTTCTTCAACATCCCGTACGACTGGGACTCCATGCCCCGCTG GACGTACCTGCTGGCTCGGTGCTTCGGCTGTGCCGTCATCGAAGACACCTGGCACTACTTCCTCCATCGGCTGCTGCATCACCGCAGGATCTACAAATACATTCACAAAGTCCACCATGAGTTCACA GCTCCCTTCGGCATGCAGGCAGAGTACGCGCACCCTGCTGAGACCATCATCCTGGGGGCCGGATTCTTCATCGGCATCATGATCTTCTGTAACCACGTCTTCTTCCTCTGGGCCTGGGTGTCCTTCCGTCTGCTGGAGACCATCGATGTCCACAG TGGCTACGACATCCCCCTGAACCCGCTCCACCTCATCCCCTTCTACGCCGGCACCCGCTTCCACGACTTCCACCACATGAACTTCGTGGGGAActactcctccaccttcacctggtGGGACAAGCTGTTCCAGACGGACAACCAGTACAACAAGTACATGGAGAAGCAGGGCGAGAAgaaggagcagtga